A window from Gopherus flavomarginatus isolate rGopFla2 chromosome 4, rGopFla2.mat.asm, whole genome shotgun sequence encodes these proteins:
- the EPCAM gene encoding epithelial cell adhesion molecule produces MELLRGAALLLLVAAVCWAQQDQGCTCAKNKRTSNCIGNDTGCWCTSIGSEVSVRCDKLTSKCLLMKAEMAGSKSGRREKPKHAYVDNDGIYDPDCENSGIFKARQCNGTSCWCVNTAGARRTEKSDADLQCSELVRTSWIIIETKHSERSTAVDASRLKESIKNEFKERYSLDPKYISDVVYENPYITIELKQNVSQKSAQDVDIADVAYYFEKDVKGDSLIQSGTLNINISEEPLKFDQALIYYVDEKPPEFSMKRLTAGVIAVIVVVILAIVAGIIVLVITRKRRGKYEKAEAKEMNEMQRELNP; encoded by the exons ATGGAGCTGCTCCGCGgggctgcgctgctgctgctggtggccgcCGTGTGCTGGGCTCAGCAGGACCAGG GTTGTACATGTGCCAAAAACAAACGCACATCCAACTGCATTGGCAATGATACCGGCTGCTGGTGCACATCCATTGGGTCAGAAGTCTCAGTCCGGTGTGACAAAC TGACTTCAAAATGTCTGCTGATGAAGGCAGAAATGGCTGGCTCGAAATCTGGTCGTAGGGAGAAACCAAAACATGCATATGTAGACAATGATGGCATTTATGATCCTGACTGTGAAAACAGTGGCATCTTCAAGGCTAGGCAGTGCAATGGAACTTCCTGCTGGTGTGTGAACACTGCTGGAGCAAGAAGAACTGAAAAGAGTGATGCAGACTTGCAGTGCAGTGAACTAGTCAGAACAAG CTGGATCATCATTGAAACAAAACACAGTGAGAGAAGTACAGCTGTGGATGCTTCTCGTTTGAAGGA AAGCATCAAAAATGAATTTAAGGAGCGTTACTCGCTGGATCCGAAGTATATAAGTGATGTTGTG TATGAAAACCCTTATATCACTATTGAACTGAAGCAAAATGTTTCCCAGAAGTCTGCTCAGGATGTGGATATAGCTGATGTGGCTTACTACTTTGAAAAAGAT GTCAAAGGTGACTCTCTAATTCAGAGTGGCACACTAAACATAAACATCAGTGAAGAGCCTCTAAAATTTGATCAAGCTCTAATCTACTATGTTGATGAAAAGCCACCAGAGTTTTCCATGAAACGTCTGACTGCTGGTGTTATTGCTGTCATTGTAGTGGTGATACTAGCAATTGTTGCTGGAATTATTGTACTG GTAATCACTAGGAAAAGGAGGGGAAAGTATGAGAAGGCTGAG GCAAAGGAAATGAATGAAATGCAAAGAGAATTAAACCCATAA